In Apteryx mantelli isolate bAptMan1 chromosome 26, bAptMan1.hap1, whole genome shotgun sequence, a single window of DNA contains:
- the C26H1orf167 gene encoding uncharacterized protein C1orf167 homolog isoform X4, with product MNVGVAMYGTPREMCMRVTSPSGDKEFGSVQQLSIKSVEVSTSEPHSESSKESEEACDSRLQAARRMAVVNSSKSSPSSIQAETGFGEFSDIDSVNVNREGGTNKHSRQNSWKNWKPDTNLDQSEGPSVERSANKPQCCEEGSQMQETVSGEISENSFWSEVNEQRFQSLCDRQTLSRCFQAWKSHIFCKRAAARQLYRQQLLRKGLGALQWAVHLRRMQLEIAQQKHASALLAVSFRRWKEAVAKQSKKQTLQPEPYSYAQSSSVVFSGVGRLATMTTSAQHQLTVGYLKEAEQACRVEGELWTQLHRRQRGDEFCWRAQAVRDMRRLAAAFRLWRLQKELLSKEEVRLEEARALLKKKQLQNTFQVWRSRCLEMEQVLALATQIRRNLVSRSFSQGLERCRLREALRLWHQMFLMMKTIKQSPKYSHKAVHKDPLALLVSEDLSTSSGFHSSPPATFASQSSLEKEYSLSDSSQQSFSSILTAEDVTQMPYYSSLLQLHQCTELPVELGGELYLQASFPPESPESGGNWFVGGQFQSLALHTPGSNVQPLASYSMWEEDCSSDKEVKCCWHQAEKGCLQRYFFIWSARTQWLVKAQQYCRLIQLSRPFLSWHHWVVENKNQKAAASLKRHVRCCQMAFSLWKKRLFQKVEADRRFRCHIHQTAADTLWHWRSYWQRNCAMRELQQQWAQHSCQEKKRLVMQTWSCQTRKQRNAALFWERLLLHRCLITWSHVTAYRLRQREALSCFESAREHCLLAVSFAQWRVEFLRAKQQLLGEGSHKRQAPCQAKACHRWRLASRGQQALRLGSVATMEQACNYWTKAAAFSQCSRQCSTLIGARKSRKMSLSWSMKRRGCREKGSLPAPAAPFRLFPSAIHRWLMIYRNQSRVERLLLHQLVERPGVVEFTPAHAGIQENNSEVDSEEPDEKRLGRKYLRWWRHTVMLRQCQRGRRLRCLARGWRQWKEASSMVLLAQALMGS from the exons ATGAATGTTGGTGTAGCCATGTATGGGACTCCGAGGGAAATGTGCATGAGAGTCACTTCTCCATCTGGAGATAAAGAGTTTGGGTCAGTCCAGCAGCTTAGTATTAAATCTGTAGAAGTCAGCACCTCTGAACCTCatagtgagtccagcaaagagtcAGAAGAGGCGTGTGACTCTAGATTGCAAGCAGCCAGAAGAATGGCTGTGGTGAACAGCAGCAAGTCCAGCCCTTCCAGTATTCAGGCTGAAACAGGCTTTGGTGAATTTTCTGACATAGATAGTGTGAATGTGAACAGAGAAGGAGGGACAAACAAACACTCCCGCCAGAACAGCTGGAAGAATTGGAAACCTGACACCAATCTGGACCAGTCTGAAGGGCCTTCTGTGGAGAGGAGTGCCAACAAACCACAGTGTTGTGAAGAAGGCAGCCAGATGCAGGAAACTGTGTCCGGAGAG ATCTCTGAGAACAGCTTCTGGTCTGAGGTGAATGAGCAAAG GTTCCAGAGCTTGTGTGACAGACAAACGCTAAGCAGGTGTTTCCAAGCTTGGAAGAGCCACATTTTCTGCAAaagggctgcagccaggcagctttACAGACAGCAACTACTTCGGAAGGGCCTTGGTGCTTTGCAGTGGGCTGTGCACCTGAGGAGAATGCAGCTGGAGATAGCCCAGCAGAAACACGCCTCGGCTCTGCTAGCTGTCAGCTTCCGCAGG TGGAAGGAAGCTGTGGCAAAACAGAGCAAGAAGCAGACTCTGCAACCTGAGCCATATTCTTATGCTCAAAGTTCATCAGTGGTTTTTTCTGGAGTGGGAAGATTAGCAACCATGACAACCTCAGCTCAGCACCAGCTTACGGTGGGATACTTGAAGGAAGCTGAGCAGGCTTGTAG GGTGGAGGGAGAACTGTGGACACAACTACATCGCAGGCAGAGAGGAGATGAGTTCTGTTGGAGAGCTCAAGCTGTCAGGGATATGAGACGGCTAGCTG CAGCTTTCAGATTGTGGCGCCTGCAGAAGGAGCTACTGAGCAAAGAGGAAGTCAGATTGGAGGAAGCCCGAGCCCTgctgaaaaaaaagcagctacaaAACACTTTCCAGGTGTGGCGTTCTCGGTGCTTGGAAATGGAACAGGTTTTAGCACTGGCAACTCAGATCCGAAGAAATTTGGTTTCTCG TTCTTTCTCTCAGGGTTTGGAGCGGTGCCGGCTGAGAGAAGCTCTGAGACTGTGGCACCAAATGTTTCTCATGATGAAGACAATTAAACAAAGTCCTAAGTACTCTCACAAGGCTGTCCATAAAGATCCTCTTGCCTTGCTAGTTTCTGAGGACCTCTCGACATCTTCTGGCTTCCACAGCAGTCCTCCAGCTACTTTTGCCTCTCAAAGCTCATTGGAAAAG GAATACAGTCTTAGTGACAGCAGCCAGCAGAGCTTTTCCTCCATTCTGACTGCTGAGGATGTCACACAAATGCCCTATTACAGTTCTTTACTGCAACTACACCAATGCACAGAACTGCCAGTTGAGCTGGGTGGGGAGCTCTACTTGCAAGCCTCCTTTCCTCCAGAGAGTCCTGAATCGGG AGGAAATTGGTTTGTGGGAGGTCAGTTCCAGTCTTTGGCACTGCATACTCCAGGCAGTAATGTCCAGCCTCTTGCCAGTTACTCCATGTGGGAAGAG GACTGCAGTTCTGACAAGGAGGTGAAGTGTTGCTGGCACCAAGCAGAGAAAGGCTGCCTGCAGAGGTACTTCTTCATCTGGTCAGCTCGAACTCAGTGGCTTGTGAAGGCCCAGCAGTACTGCAGGCTTATTCAGCTCTCCCG ACCGTTTCTCAGCTGGCACCACTGGGTTGTGGAGAATAAGAACCAAAAAGCAGCGGCATCCCTAAAACGTCACGTTCGTTGCTGTCAGATGGCTTTCAGCCTGTGGAAGAAGAGGCTGTTCCAGAAAGTGGAAGCTGACCGGAGATTCAGGTGTCACATCCACCAGACAGCTGCTGACACTTTGTGGCACTGGCGTTCCTACTGGCAAA GGAATTGTGCCATGAGAGAGCTGCAGCAGCAATGGGCTCAGCACAGCTGCCAGGAGAAGAAGAGGTTGGTCATGCAGACATGGTCTTGCCAAACAAGGAAGCAGAGAAATGCTGCTTTATTCTGGGAACGTCTTCTACTGCACAG GTGCCTAATCACCTGGTCCCATGTCACTGCCTACAGGCTGAGGCAACGTGAAGCCCTTTCTTGTTTTGAAAGTGCCAGAGAGCACTGTCTCCTAGCAGTGAGCTTTGCCCAGTGGAGGGTGGAATTCTTGAGAGCTAAACAGCAGTTGCTGGGAGAGGGAAGCCACAAGCGGCAGGCACCCTGTCAGGCTAAAGCCTGTCACCGCTGGCGATTGGCCTCAAGGGGACAGCAAGCCCTGCGCCTGGGTTCTGTGGCCACCATGGAACAG GCCTGCAACTACTGGACAAAAGCAGCTGCCTTTTCCCAGTGCTCACGGCAATGCAGTACCCTGATAGGcgctaggaagagcaggaagatgTCTCTGTCTTGGTCCATGA AGAGGAGAGGATGCAGAGAAAAAGGTTCACTTCCAGCACCAGCTGCCCCCTTCAGGCTTTTTCCCAGTGCCATTCACCGCTGGCTGATGATCTATAGAAACCAAAGCAGGGTGGAAAGGCTGCTGCTCCATCAACTGGTGGAGAGACCTGGTGTGGTGGAATTCACTCCTGCACATGCTGGGATCCAGGAGAACAACTCTGAGGTGGACTCTGAGGAGCCGGATGAGAAGCGGCTTGG
- the C26H1orf167 gene encoding uncharacterized protein C1orf167 homolog isoform X2: MNVGVAMYGTPREMCMRVTSPSGDKEFGSVQQLSIKSVEVSTSEPHSESSKESEEACDSRLQAARRMAVVNSSKSSPSSIQAETGFGEFSDIDSVNVNREGGTNKHSRQNSWKNWKPDTNLDQSEGPSVERSANKPQCCEEGSQMQETVSGEISENSFWSEVNEQRFQSLCDRQTLSRCFQAWKSHIFCKRAAARQLYRQQLLRKGLGALQWAVHLRRMQLEIAQQKHASALLAVSFRRWKEAVAKQSKKQTLQPEPYSYAQSSSVVFSGVGRLATMTTSAQHQLTVGYLKEAEQACRVEGELWTQLHRRQRGDEFCWRAQAVRDMRRLAAFRLWRLQKELLSKEEVRLEEARALLKKKQLQNTFQVWRSRCLEMEQVLALATQIRRNLVSRSFSQGLERCRLREALRLWHQMFLMMKTIKQSPKYSHKAVHKDPLALLVSEDLSTSSGFHSSPPATFASQSSLEKEYSLSDSSQQSFSSILTAEDVTQMPYYSSLLQLHQCTELPVELGGELYLQASFPPESPESGGNWFVGGQFQSLALHTPGSNVQPLASYSMWEEDCSSDKEVKCCWHQAEKGCLQRYFFIWSARTQWLVKAQQYCRLIQLSRPFLSWHHWVVENKNQKAAASLKRHVRCCQMAFSLWKKRLFQKVEADRRFRCHIHQTAADTLWHWRSYWQRNCAMRELQQQWAQHSCQEKKRLVMQTWSCQTRKQRNAALFWERLLLHRCLITWSHVTAYRLRQREALSCFESAREHCLLAVSFAQWRVEFLRAKQQLLGEGSHKRQAPCQAKACHRWRLASRGQQALRLGSVATMEQACNYWTKAAAFSQCSRQCSTLIGARKSRKMSLSWSMKRRGCREKGSLPAPAAPFRLFPSAIHRWLMIYRNQSRVERLLLHQLVERPGVVEFTPAHAGIQENNSEVDSEEPDEKRLGRKYLRWWRHTVMLRQCQRGRRLRCLARGWRQWKEASSMVLLAQALDKQQLIEKTWRMWRRQHLQSCVVQSVLKEEARSLLTHAFGRWRQLTTFQLKNKGHC; the protein is encoded by the exons ATGAATGTTGGTGTAGCCATGTATGGGACTCCGAGGGAAATGTGCATGAGAGTCACTTCTCCATCTGGAGATAAAGAGTTTGGGTCAGTCCAGCAGCTTAGTATTAAATCTGTAGAAGTCAGCACCTCTGAACCTCatagtgagtccagcaaagagtcAGAAGAGGCGTGTGACTCTAGATTGCAAGCAGCCAGAAGAATGGCTGTGGTGAACAGCAGCAAGTCCAGCCCTTCCAGTATTCAGGCTGAAACAGGCTTTGGTGAATTTTCTGACATAGATAGTGTGAATGTGAACAGAGAAGGAGGGACAAACAAACACTCCCGCCAGAACAGCTGGAAGAATTGGAAACCTGACACCAATCTGGACCAGTCTGAAGGGCCTTCTGTGGAGAGGAGTGCCAACAAACCACAGTGTTGTGAAGAAGGCAGCCAGATGCAGGAAACTGTGTCCGGAGAG ATCTCTGAGAACAGCTTCTGGTCTGAGGTGAATGAGCAAAG GTTCCAGAGCTTGTGTGACAGACAAACGCTAAGCAGGTGTTTCCAAGCTTGGAAGAGCCACATTTTCTGCAAaagggctgcagccaggcagctttACAGACAGCAACTACTTCGGAAGGGCCTTGGTGCTTTGCAGTGGGCTGTGCACCTGAGGAGAATGCAGCTGGAGATAGCCCAGCAGAAACACGCCTCGGCTCTGCTAGCTGTCAGCTTCCGCAGG TGGAAGGAAGCTGTGGCAAAACAGAGCAAGAAGCAGACTCTGCAACCTGAGCCATATTCTTATGCTCAAAGTTCATCAGTGGTTTTTTCTGGAGTGGGAAGATTAGCAACCATGACAACCTCAGCTCAGCACCAGCTTACGGTGGGATACTTGAAGGAAGCTGAGCAGGCTTGTAG GGTGGAGGGAGAACTGTGGACACAACTACATCGCAGGCAGAGAGGAGATGAGTTCTGTTGGAGAGCTCAAGCTGTCAGGGATATGAGACGGCTAGCTG CTTTCAGATTGTGGCGCCTGCAGAAGGAGCTACTGAGCAAAGAGGAAGTCAGATTGGAGGAAGCCCGAGCCCTgctgaaaaaaaagcagctacaaAACACTTTCCAGGTGTGGCGTTCTCGGTGCTTGGAAATGGAACAGGTTTTAGCACTGGCAACTCAGATCCGAAGAAATTTGGTTTCTCG TTCTTTCTCTCAGGGTTTGGAGCGGTGCCGGCTGAGAGAAGCTCTGAGACTGTGGCACCAAATGTTTCTCATGATGAAGACAATTAAACAAAGTCCTAAGTACTCTCACAAGGCTGTCCATAAAGATCCTCTTGCCTTGCTAGTTTCTGAGGACCTCTCGACATCTTCTGGCTTCCACAGCAGTCCTCCAGCTACTTTTGCCTCTCAAAGCTCATTGGAAAAG GAATACAGTCTTAGTGACAGCAGCCAGCAGAGCTTTTCCTCCATTCTGACTGCTGAGGATGTCACACAAATGCCCTATTACAGTTCTTTACTGCAACTACACCAATGCACAGAACTGCCAGTTGAGCTGGGTGGGGAGCTCTACTTGCAAGCCTCCTTTCCTCCAGAGAGTCCTGAATCGGG AGGAAATTGGTTTGTGGGAGGTCAGTTCCAGTCTTTGGCACTGCATACTCCAGGCAGTAATGTCCAGCCTCTTGCCAGTTACTCCATGTGGGAAGAG GACTGCAGTTCTGACAAGGAGGTGAAGTGTTGCTGGCACCAAGCAGAGAAAGGCTGCCTGCAGAGGTACTTCTTCATCTGGTCAGCTCGAACTCAGTGGCTTGTGAAGGCCCAGCAGTACTGCAGGCTTATTCAGCTCTCCCG ACCGTTTCTCAGCTGGCACCACTGGGTTGTGGAGAATAAGAACCAAAAAGCAGCGGCATCCCTAAAACGTCACGTTCGTTGCTGTCAGATGGCTTTCAGCCTGTGGAAGAAGAGGCTGTTCCAGAAAGTGGAAGCTGACCGGAGATTCAGGTGTCACATCCACCAGACAGCTGCTGACACTTTGTGGCACTGGCGTTCCTACTGGCAAA GGAATTGTGCCATGAGAGAGCTGCAGCAGCAATGGGCTCAGCACAGCTGCCAGGAGAAGAAGAGGTTGGTCATGCAGACATGGTCTTGCCAAACAAGGAAGCAGAGAAATGCTGCTTTATTCTGGGAACGTCTTCTACTGCACAG GTGCCTAATCACCTGGTCCCATGTCACTGCCTACAGGCTGAGGCAACGTGAAGCCCTTTCTTGTTTTGAAAGTGCCAGAGAGCACTGTCTCCTAGCAGTGAGCTTTGCCCAGTGGAGGGTGGAATTCTTGAGAGCTAAACAGCAGTTGCTGGGAGAGGGAAGCCACAAGCGGCAGGCACCCTGTCAGGCTAAAGCCTGTCACCGCTGGCGATTGGCCTCAAGGGGACAGCAAGCCCTGCGCCTGGGTTCTGTGGCCACCATGGAACAG GCCTGCAACTACTGGACAAAAGCAGCTGCCTTTTCCCAGTGCTCACGGCAATGCAGTACCCTGATAGGcgctaggaagagcaggaagatgTCTCTGTCTTGGTCCATGA AGAGGAGAGGATGCAGAGAAAAAGGTTCACTTCCAGCACCAGCTGCCCCCTTCAGGCTTTTTCCCAGTGCCATTCACCGCTGGCTGATGATCTATAGAAACCAAAGCAGGGTGGAAAGGCTGCTGCTCCATCAACTGGTGGAGAGACCTGGTGTGGTGGAATTCACTCCTGCACATGCTGGGATCCAGGAGAACAACTCTGAGGTGGACTCTGAGGAGCCGGATGAGAAGCGGCTTGG
- the C26H1orf167 gene encoding uncharacterized protein C1orf167 homolog isoform X6, translated as MNVGVAMYGTPREMCMRVTSPSGDKEFGSVQQLSIKSVEVSTSEPHSESSKESEEACDSRLQAARRMAVVNSSKSSPSSIQAETGFGEFSDIDSVNVNREGGTNKHSRQNSWKNWKPDTNLDQSEGPSVERSANKPQCCEEGSQMQETVSGEISENSFWSEVNEQRFQSLCDRQTLSRCFQAWKSHIFCKRAAARQLYRQQLLRKGLGALQWAVHLRRMQLEIAQQKHASALLAVSFRRWKEAVAKQSKKQTLQPEPYSYAQSSSVVFSGVGRLATMTTSAQHQLTVGYLKEAEQACRVEGELWTQLHRRQRGDEFCWRAQAVRDMRRLAAAFRLWRLQKELLSKEEVRLEEARALLKKKQLQNTFQVWRSRCLEMEQVLALATQIRRNLVSRSFSQGLERCRLREALRLWHQMFLMMKTIKQSPKYSHKAVHKDPLALLVSEDLSTSSGFHSSPPATFASQSSLEKEYSLSDSSQQSFSSILTAEDVTQMPYYSSLLQLHQCTELPVELGGELYLQASFPPESPESGGNWFVGGQFQSLALHTPGSNVQPLASYSMWEEDCSSDKEVKCCWHQAEKGCLQRYFFIWSARTQWLVKAQQYCRLIQLSRPFLSWHHWVVENKNQKAAASLKRHVRCCQMAFSLWKKRLFQKVEADRRFRCHIHQTAADTLWHWRSYWQRNCAMRELQQQWAQHSCQEKKRLVMQTWSCQTRKQRNAALFWERLLLHRCLITWSHVTAYRLRQREALSCFESAREHCLLAVSFAQWRVEFLRAKQQLLGEGSHKRQAPCQAKACHRWRLASRGQQALRLGSVATMEQRGEDAEKKVHFQHQLPPSGFFPVPFTAG; from the exons ATGAATGTTGGTGTAGCCATGTATGGGACTCCGAGGGAAATGTGCATGAGAGTCACTTCTCCATCTGGAGATAAAGAGTTTGGGTCAGTCCAGCAGCTTAGTATTAAATCTGTAGAAGTCAGCACCTCTGAACCTCatagtgagtccagcaaagagtcAGAAGAGGCGTGTGACTCTAGATTGCAAGCAGCCAGAAGAATGGCTGTGGTGAACAGCAGCAAGTCCAGCCCTTCCAGTATTCAGGCTGAAACAGGCTTTGGTGAATTTTCTGACATAGATAGTGTGAATGTGAACAGAGAAGGAGGGACAAACAAACACTCCCGCCAGAACAGCTGGAAGAATTGGAAACCTGACACCAATCTGGACCAGTCTGAAGGGCCTTCTGTGGAGAGGAGTGCCAACAAACCACAGTGTTGTGAAGAAGGCAGCCAGATGCAGGAAACTGTGTCCGGAGAG ATCTCTGAGAACAGCTTCTGGTCTGAGGTGAATGAGCAAAG GTTCCAGAGCTTGTGTGACAGACAAACGCTAAGCAGGTGTTTCCAAGCTTGGAAGAGCCACATTTTCTGCAAaagggctgcagccaggcagctttACAGACAGCAACTACTTCGGAAGGGCCTTGGTGCTTTGCAGTGGGCTGTGCACCTGAGGAGAATGCAGCTGGAGATAGCCCAGCAGAAACACGCCTCGGCTCTGCTAGCTGTCAGCTTCCGCAGG TGGAAGGAAGCTGTGGCAAAACAGAGCAAGAAGCAGACTCTGCAACCTGAGCCATATTCTTATGCTCAAAGTTCATCAGTGGTTTTTTCTGGAGTGGGAAGATTAGCAACCATGACAACCTCAGCTCAGCACCAGCTTACGGTGGGATACTTGAAGGAAGCTGAGCAGGCTTGTAG GGTGGAGGGAGAACTGTGGACACAACTACATCGCAGGCAGAGAGGAGATGAGTTCTGTTGGAGAGCTCAAGCTGTCAGGGATATGAGACGGCTAGCTG CAGCTTTCAGATTGTGGCGCCTGCAGAAGGAGCTACTGAGCAAAGAGGAAGTCAGATTGGAGGAAGCCCGAGCCCTgctgaaaaaaaagcagctacaaAACACTTTCCAGGTGTGGCGTTCTCGGTGCTTGGAAATGGAACAGGTTTTAGCACTGGCAACTCAGATCCGAAGAAATTTGGTTTCTCG TTCTTTCTCTCAGGGTTTGGAGCGGTGCCGGCTGAGAGAAGCTCTGAGACTGTGGCACCAAATGTTTCTCATGATGAAGACAATTAAACAAAGTCCTAAGTACTCTCACAAGGCTGTCCATAAAGATCCTCTTGCCTTGCTAGTTTCTGAGGACCTCTCGACATCTTCTGGCTTCCACAGCAGTCCTCCAGCTACTTTTGCCTCTCAAAGCTCATTGGAAAAG GAATACAGTCTTAGTGACAGCAGCCAGCAGAGCTTTTCCTCCATTCTGACTGCTGAGGATGTCACACAAATGCCCTATTACAGTTCTTTACTGCAACTACACCAATGCACAGAACTGCCAGTTGAGCTGGGTGGGGAGCTCTACTTGCAAGCCTCCTTTCCTCCAGAGAGTCCTGAATCGGG AGGAAATTGGTTTGTGGGAGGTCAGTTCCAGTCTTTGGCACTGCATACTCCAGGCAGTAATGTCCAGCCTCTTGCCAGTTACTCCATGTGGGAAGAG GACTGCAGTTCTGACAAGGAGGTGAAGTGTTGCTGGCACCAAGCAGAGAAAGGCTGCCTGCAGAGGTACTTCTTCATCTGGTCAGCTCGAACTCAGTGGCTTGTGAAGGCCCAGCAGTACTGCAGGCTTATTCAGCTCTCCCG ACCGTTTCTCAGCTGGCACCACTGGGTTGTGGAGAATAAGAACCAAAAAGCAGCGGCATCCCTAAAACGTCACGTTCGTTGCTGTCAGATGGCTTTCAGCCTGTGGAAGAAGAGGCTGTTCCAGAAAGTGGAAGCTGACCGGAGATTCAGGTGTCACATCCACCAGACAGCTGCTGACACTTTGTGGCACTGGCGTTCCTACTGGCAAA GGAATTGTGCCATGAGAGAGCTGCAGCAGCAATGGGCTCAGCACAGCTGCCAGGAGAAGAAGAGGTTGGTCATGCAGACATGGTCTTGCCAAACAAGGAAGCAGAGAAATGCTGCTTTATTCTGGGAACGTCTTCTACTGCACAG GTGCCTAATCACCTGGTCCCATGTCACTGCCTACAGGCTGAGGCAACGTGAAGCCCTTTCTTGTTTTGAAAGTGCCAGAGAGCACTGTCTCCTAGCAGTGAGCTTTGCCCAGTGGAGGGTGGAATTCTTGAGAGCTAAACAGCAGTTGCTGGGAGAGGGAAGCCACAAGCGGCAGGCACCCTGTCAGGCTAAAGCCTGTCACCGCTGGCGATTGGCCTCAAGGGGACAGCAAGCCCTGCGCCTGGGTTCTGTGGCCACCATGGAACAG AGAGGAGAGGATGCAGAGAAAAAGGTTCACTTCCAGCACCAGCTGCCCCCTTCAGGCTTTTTCCCAGTGCCATTCACCGCTGGCTGA